One region of Balaenoptera ricei isolate mBalRic1 chromosome 5, mBalRic1.hap2, whole genome shotgun sequence genomic DNA includes:
- the HNRNPDL gene encoding heterogeneous nuclear ribonucleoprotein D-like isoform X2, giving the protein MEVPPRLSHVPPPLFPSAPATLASRSLSHWRPRAPRQLAPLLPSLAPSSARQGTRRAQRHVTAQQPSRLAGGAAIKGGRRRRPDLFRRHFKSSSIQRSAAAASATRIARQRLPADNSAAMEDMNEYSNIEEFAEGSKINASKNQQDDGKMFIGGLSWDTSKKDLTEYLSRFGEVVDCTIKTDPVTGRSRGFGFVLFKDAASVDKVLEMKEHKLDGKLIDPKRAKALKGKEPPKKVFVGGLSPDTSEEQIKEYFGAFGEIENIELPMDTKTNERRGFCFITYTDEEPVKKLLESRYHQIGSGKCEIKVAQPKEVYRQQQQQQKGGRGAVAGGRGGTRGRGRGQGQNWNQGFNNYYDQGYGNYNSAYGGDQNYSGYGGYDYTGYNYGNYGYGQGYTDYSGQQSTYGKASRGGGNHQNNYQPY; this is encoded by the exons ATGGAGGTCCCGCCCCGGCTTTCCCATGTGCCGCCGCCATTGTTCCCCTCCGCTCCCGCTACTTTAGCCTCCCGCAGCCTCTCCCATTGGCGGCCGAGGGCGCCGCGGCAGCTCGCCCCGCTCCTCCCTTCGCTTGCTCCCAGCTCCGCCCGGCAGGGGACGCGCCGGGCCCAGCGCCACGTCACCGCCCAGCAGCCCTCCCGATTGGCGGGCGGGGCGGCTATAAAGGGAGGGCGCAGGCGGCGCCCGGATCTCTTCCGCCGCCATTTTAAATCCAGCTCCATACAACGTTCTGCCGCCGCTGCTTCCGCGACACGGATTGCGCGCCAGCGCCTCCCGGCCGACAACTCAGCCGCTATGGAAGACATGAACGAGTATAGCAACATAGAGGAATTCGCAGAGGGATCCAAGATCAACGCGAGCAAGAATCAGCAGGATGACGG TAAAATGTTTATTGGAGGCTTGAGCTGGGATACAAGCAAGAAAGATCTGACTGAATATTTGTCTCGATTTGGGGAAGTTGTAGACTGCACAATTAAAACAGATCCAGTCACTGGAAGATCAAGAGGATTTGGATTTGTGCTTTTCAAAGATGCTGCTAGTGTTGATAAG gttTTGGAAATGAAAGAACACAAGCTGGATGGCAAATTGATAGACCCTAAAAGAGCCAAAGCTTTAAAAGGGAAGGAACCCCCTAAAAAGGTTTTTGTGGGTGGATTGAGCCCAGATACttcagaagaacaaattaaagaatattttggaGCCTTTGGAGAG ATTGAAAATATTGAACTTcccatggatacaaaaacaaatgaaagaagaggATTTTGTTTTATTACGTATACAGATGAAGAGCCAGTAAAGAAATTGTTAGAAAGCAGATATCATCAAATTGGTTCTGGGAAG tgtgAAATCAAAGTTGCACAACCCAAAGAGGTATATaggcagcaacagcaacaacaaaaaggaggaagaggtgcTGTAGCTGGTGGACGAGGTGGTACTAGGGGTCGTGGCCGAG GTCAGGGCCAAAACTGGAACCAAGGATTTAATAACTATTATGATCAAGGATATGGAAATTACAATAGTGCCTATGGTGGTGATCAAAACTATAGTGGCTATGGCGGCTATGATTATACTGGGTATAACTATGGGAACTATGGATATGGACAGGGATATACAGACTACAGTG GCCAACAGAGCACTTACGGCAAGGCATCTCGAGGGGGTGGCAATCACCAAAATAATTACCAGCCATACTAA
- the HNRNPDL gene encoding heterogeneous nuclear ribonucleoprotein D-like isoform X1: MEVPPRLSHVPPPLFPSAPATLASRSLSHWRPRAPRQLAPLLPSLAPSSARQGTRRAQRHVTAQQPSRLAGGAAIKGGRRRRPDLFRRHFKSSSIQRSAAAASATRIARQRLPADNSAAMEDMNEYSNIEEFAEGSKINASKNQQDDGKMFIGGLSWDTSKKDLTEYLSRFGEVVDCTIKTDPVTGRSRGFGFVLFKDAASVDKVLEMKEHKLDGKLIDPKRAKALKGKEPPKKVFVGGLSPDTSEEQIKEYFGAFGEIENIELPMDTKTNERRGFCFITYTDEEPVKKLLESRYHQIGSGKVRAKTGTKDLITIMIKDMEITIVPMVVIKTIVAMAAMIILGITMGTMDMDRDIQTTVANRALTARHLEGVAITKIITSHTKRGRWRKQRELHCRPCVTLTTSISGGRTLRAERKAYTRKRCPVEEIAKVTHLAGRQ; encoded by the exons ATGGAGGTCCCGCCCCGGCTTTCCCATGTGCCGCCGCCATTGTTCCCCTCCGCTCCCGCTACTTTAGCCTCCCGCAGCCTCTCCCATTGGCGGCCGAGGGCGCCGCGGCAGCTCGCCCCGCTCCTCCCTTCGCTTGCTCCCAGCTCCGCCCGGCAGGGGACGCGCCGGGCCCAGCGCCACGTCACCGCCCAGCAGCCCTCCCGATTGGCGGGCGGGGCGGCTATAAAGGGAGGGCGCAGGCGGCGCCCGGATCTCTTCCGCCGCCATTTTAAATCCAGCTCCATACAACGTTCTGCCGCCGCTGCTTCCGCGACACGGATTGCGCGCCAGCGCCTCCCGGCCGACAACTCAGCCGCTATGGAAGACATGAACGAGTATAGCAACATAGAGGAATTCGCAGAGGGATCCAAGATCAACGCGAGCAAGAATCAGCAGGATGACGG TAAAATGTTTATTGGAGGCTTGAGCTGGGATACAAGCAAGAAAGATCTGACTGAATATTTGTCTCGATTTGGGGAAGTTGTAGACTGCACAATTAAAACAGATCCAGTCACTGGAAGATCAAGAGGATTTGGATTTGTGCTTTTCAAAGATGCTGCTAGTGTTGATAAG gttTTGGAAATGAAAGAACACAAGCTGGATGGCAAATTGATAGACCCTAAAAGAGCCAAAGCTTTAAAAGGGAAGGAACCCCCTAAAAAGGTTTTTGTGGGTGGATTGAGCCCAGATACttcagaagaacaaattaaagaatattttggaGCCTTTGGAGAG ATTGAAAATATTGAACTTcccatggatacaaaaacaaatgaaagaagaggATTTTGTTTTATTACGTATACAGATGAAGAGCCAGTAAAGAAATTGTTAGAAAGCAGATATCATCAAATTGGTTCTGGGAAG GTCAGGGCCAAAACTGGAACCAAGGATTTAATAACTATTATGATCAAGGATATGGAAATTACAATAGTGCCTATGGTGGTGATCAAAACTATAGTGGCTATGGCGGCTATGATTATACTGGGTATAACTATGGGAACTATGGATATGGACAGGGATATACAGACTACAGTG GCCAACAGAGCACTTACGGCAAGGCATCTCGAGGGGGTGGCAATCACCAAAATAATTACCAGCCATACTAAAAGGGGACGTTGGAGAAAACAG CGGGAACTTCATTGCAGGCCGTGTGTCACCCTGACCACGTCTATCTCTGGGGGTCGCACGTTGCGGGCAGAGCGCAAGGCATACACCAGAAAACGCTGTCCTGTG gaagAGATTGCTAAAGTAACCCATCTTGCAGGACGACAGTGA
- the HNRNPDL gene encoding heterogeneous nuclear ribonucleoprotein D-like isoform X5, with protein MEVPPRLSHVPPPLFPSAPATLASRSLSHWRPRAPRQLAPLLPSLAPSSARQGTRRAQRHVTAQQPSRLAGGAAIKGGRRRRPDLFRRHFKSSSIQRSAAAASATRIARQRLPADNSAAMEDMNEYSNIEEFAEGSKINASKNQQDDGKMFIGGLSWDTSKKDLTEYLSRFGEVVDCTIKTDPVTGRSRGFGFVLFKDAASVDKVLEMKEHKLDGKLIDPKRAKALKGKEPPKKVFVGGLSPDTSEEQIKEYFGAFGEIENIELPMDTKTNERRGFCFITYTDEEPVKKLLESRYHQIGSGKCEIKVAQPKEVYRQQQQQQKGGRGAVAGGRGGTRGRGRGQQSTYGKASRGGGNHQNNYQPY; from the exons ATGGAGGTCCCGCCCCGGCTTTCCCATGTGCCGCCGCCATTGTTCCCCTCCGCTCCCGCTACTTTAGCCTCCCGCAGCCTCTCCCATTGGCGGCCGAGGGCGCCGCGGCAGCTCGCCCCGCTCCTCCCTTCGCTTGCTCCCAGCTCCGCCCGGCAGGGGACGCGCCGGGCCCAGCGCCACGTCACCGCCCAGCAGCCCTCCCGATTGGCGGGCGGGGCGGCTATAAAGGGAGGGCGCAGGCGGCGCCCGGATCTCTTCCGCCGCCATTTTAAATCCAGCTCCATACAACGTTCTGCCGCCGCTGCTTCCGCGACACGGATTGCGCGCCAGCGCCTCCCGGCCGACAACTCAGCCGCTATGGAAGACATGAACGAGTATAGCAACATAGAGGAATTCGCAGAGGGATCCAAGATCAACGCGAGCAAGAATCAGCAGGATGACGG TAAAATGTTTATTGGAGGCTTGAGCTGGGATACAAGCAAGAAAGATCTGACTGAATATTTGTCTCGATTTGGGGAAGTTGTAGACTGCACAATTAAAACAGATCCAGTCACTGGAAGATCAAGAGGATTTGGATTTGTGCTTTTCAAAGATGCTGCTAGTGTTGATAAG gttTTGGAAATGAAAGAACACAAGCTGGATGGCAAATTGATAGACCCTAAAAGAGCCAAAGCTTTAAAAGGGAAGGAACCCCCTAAAAAGGTTTTTGTGGGTGGATTGAGCCCAGATACttcagaagaacaaattaaagaatattttggaGCCTTTGGAGAG ATTGAAAATATTGAACTTcccatggatacaaaaacaaatgaaagaagaggATTTTGTTTTATTACGTATACAGATGAAGAGCCAGTAAAGAAATTGTTAGAAAGCAGATATCATCAAATTGGTTCTGGGAAG tgtgAAATCAAAGTTGCACAACCCAAAGAGGTATATaggcagcaacagcaacaacaaaaaggaggaagaggtgcTGTAGCTGGTGGACGAGGTGGTACTAGGGGTCGTGGCCGAG GCCAACAGAGCACTTACGGCAAGGCATCTCGAGGGGGTGGCAATCACCAAAATAATTACCAGCCATACTAA
- the HNRNPDL gene encoding heterogeneous nuclear ribonucleoprotein D-like isoform X3, with amino-acid sequence MEVPPRLSHVPPPLFPSAPATLASRSLSHWRPRAPRQLAPLLPSLAPSSARQGTRRAQRHVTAQQPSRLAGGAAIKGGRRRRPDLFRRHFKSSSIQRSAAAASATRIARQRLPADNSAAMEDMNEYSNIEEFAEGSKINASKNQQDDGKMFIGGLSWDTSKKDLTEYLSRFGEVVDCTIKTDPVTGRSRGFGFVLFKDAASVDKVLEMKEHKLDGKLIDPKRAKALKGKEPPKKVFVGGLSPDTSEEQIKEYFGAFGEIENIELPMDTKTNERRGFCFITYTDEEPVKKLLESRYHQIGSGKVRAKTGTKDLITIMIKDMEITIVPMVVIKTIVAMAAMIILGITMGTMDMDRDIQTTVANRALTARHLEGVAITKIITSHTKRGRWRKQEEIAKVTHLAGRQ; translated from the exons ATGGAGGTCCCGCCCCGGCTTTCCCATGTGCCGCCGCCATTGTTCCCCTCCGCTCCCGCTACTTTAGCCTCCCGCAGCCTCTCCCATTGGCGGCCGAGGGCGCCGCGGCAGCTCGCCCCGCTCCTCCCTTCGCTTGCTCCCAGCTCCGCCCGGCAGGGGACGCGCCGGGCCCAGCGCCACGTCACCGCCCAGCAGCCCTCCCGATTGGCGGGCGGGGCGGCTATAAAGGGAGGGCGCAGGCGGCGCCCGGATCTCTTCCGCCGCCATTTTAAATCCAGCTCCATACAACGTTCTGCCGCCGCTGCTTCCGCGACACGGATTGCGCGCCAGCGCCTCCCGGCCGACAACTCAGCCGCTATGGAAGACATGAACGAGTATAGCAACATAGAGGAATTCGCAGAGGGATCCAAGATCAACGCGAGCAAGAATCAGCAGGATGACGG TAAAATGTTTATTGGAGGCTTGAGCTGGGATACAAGCAAGAAAGATCTGACTGAATATTTGTCTCGATTTGGGGAAGTTGTAGACTGCACAATTAAAACAGATCCAGTCACTGGAAGATCAAGAGGATTTGGATTTGTGCTTTTCAAAGATGCTGCTAGTGTTGATAAG gttTTGGAAATGAAAGAACACAAGCTGGATGGCAAATTGATAGACCCTAAAAGAGCCAAAGCTTTAAAAGGGAAGGAACCCCCTAAAAAGGTTTTTGTGGGTGGATTGAGCCCAGATACttcagaagaacaaattaaagaatattttggaGCCTTTGGAGAG ATTGAAAATATTGAACTTcccatggatacaaaaacaaatgaaagaagaggATTTTGTTTTATTACGTATACAGATGAAGAGCCAGTAAAGAAATTGTTAGAAAGCAGATATCATCAAATTGGTTCTGGGAAG GTCAGGGCCAAAACTGGAACCAAGGATTTAATAACTATTATGATCAAGGATATGGAAATTACAATAGTGCCTATGGTGGTGATCAAAACTATAGTGGCTATGGCGGCTATGATTATACTGGGTATAACTATGGGAACTATGGATATGGACAGGGATATACAGACTACAGTG GCCAACAGAGCACTTACGGCAAGGCATCTCGAGGGGGTGGCAATCACCAAAATAATTACCAGCCATACTAAAAGGGGACGTTGGAGAAAACAG gaagAGATTGCTAAAGTAACCCATCTTGCAGGACGACAGTGA
- the HNRNPDL gene encoding heterogeneous nuclear ribonucleoprotein D-like isoform X4, translating into MEVPPRLSHVPPPLFPSAPATLASRSLSHWRPRAPRQLAPLLPSLAPSSARQGTRRAQRHVTAQQPSRLAGGAAIKGGRRRRPDLFRRHFKSSSIQRSAAAASATRIARQRLPADNSAAMEDMNEYSNIEEFAEGSKINASKNQQDDGKMFIGGLSWDTSKKDLTEYLSRFGEVVDCTIKTDPVTGRSRGFGFVLFKDAASVDKVLEMKEHKLDGKLIDPKRAKALKGKEPPKKVFVGGLSPDTSEEQIKEYFGAFGEIENIELPMDTKTNERRGFCFITYTDEEPVKKLLESRYHQIGSGKANRALTARHLEGVAITKIITSHTKRGRWRKQRELHCRPCVTLTTSISGGRTLRAERKAYTRKRCPVEEIAKVTHLAGRQ; encoded by the exons ATGGAGGTCCCGCCCCGGCTTTCCCATGTGCCGCCGCCATTGTTCCCCTCCGCTCCCGCTACTTTAGCCTCCCGCAGCCTCTCCCATTGGCGGCCGAGGGCGCCGCGGCAGCTCGCCCCGCTCCTCCCTTCGCTTGCTCCCAGCTCCGCCCGGCAGGGGACGCGCCGGGCCCAGCGCCACGTCACCGCCCAGCAGCCCTCCCGATTGGCGGGCGGGGCGGCTATAAAGGGAGGGCGCAGGCGGCGCCCGGATCTCTTCCGCCGCCATTTTAAATCCAGCTCCATACAACGTTCTGCCGCCGCTGCTTCCGCGACACGGATTGCGCGCCAGCGCCTCCCGGCCGACAACTCAGCCGCTATGGAAGACATGAACGAGTATAGCAACATAGAGGAATTCGCAGAGGGATCCAAGATCAACGCGAGCAAGAATCAGCAGGATGACGG TAAAATGTTTATTGGAGGCTTGAGCTGGGATACAAGCAAGAAAGATCTGACTGAATATTTGTCTCGATTTGGGGAAGTTGTAGACTGCACAATTAAAACAGATCCAGTCACTGGAAGATCAAGAGGATTTGGATTTGTGCTTTTCAAAGATGCTGCTAGTGTTGATAAG gttTTGGAAATGAAAGAACACAAGCTGGATGGCAAATTGATAGACCCTAAAAGAGCCAAAGCTTTAAAAGGGAAGGAACCCCCTAAAAAGGTTTTTGTGGGTGGATTGAGCCCAGATACttcagaagaacaaattaaagaatattttggaGCCTTTGGAGAG ATTGAAAATATTGAACTTcccatggatacaaaaacaaatgaaagaagaggATTTTGTTTTATTACGTATACAGATGAAGAGCCAGTAAAGAAATTGTTAGAAAGCAGATATCATCAAATTGGTTCTGGGAAG GCCAACAGAGCACTTACGGCAAGGCATCTCGAGGGGGTGGCAATCACCAAAATAATTACCAGCCATACTAAAAGGGGACGTTGGAGAAAACAG CGGGAACTTCATTGCAGGCCGTGTGTCACCCTGACCACGTCTATCTCTGGGGGTCGCACGTTGCGGGCAGAGCGCAAGGCATACACCAGAAAACGCTGTCCTGTG gaagAGATTGCTAAAGTAACCCATCTTGCAGGACGACAGTGA